In the Desulfobacterales bacterium genome, CATGCTTGCCACACTGACGGCACACCCCTGGGCTGTGCCGCCCGCCTTTCGAATCTCTTCCACCACACCGGCGACATTGCCCGCCGTCCTCGAGTTAACGACCACCTTTGCCCCGGCTTGCGCCAGCCCCAAGGCGTAGGCGCGTCCCAAGCCCGTCCCTGAACCTGTCACTATGGCCACTTTCCCGTCCAGCAGCACATTTCCTCCTTGCTGTAGTTACGATGTTTTAAAGTTCTGTGTTACGAAAAGGATAGGTTAAAGAGCCGCCGCTGTCGGAACGCGCGTGCTCAGCTGAACTTGACGGCGGTTCCGTACACTAACAATTCAGCGGCACTGCCAACAACACTCGTAGTCATATAGCGGACATTAATGACTGCATCGGCTCCCATTCCAACAGCCTGCGCTGTCATCCTCTCGGTGGCGATTGACCGAGCGCTCCCCATCATATCCGTGTATTCAGTCAATTCACCACCGAGAATCAGCCGGACGATAGCCGACAGGTCTTTGCCGATCCATATTGCAAATACCGTGTGTCCCTGGACCAGACCCAGAATCTCTGTGATTTCTCGCCCGGGCAGCACATCGGAATTCAGCAGCAGAAGCGTGCGGCCAGACCCGGCAACCGGCTGTTTTTCAACTGATGACGCGCGGGTCCTTTGTTCGATGGCTACTGTCGCCAGCACCACAAGGATACCCCCCAAAAGGCAGAAAACCGCGAGCCTCAGCCACCAGGGAACGACCGGATCATCTGCAACCATTACGTACCATGGCATACCGACAAATACTACTGTAAAAATCCCGAGCACGAACGCCACGGAGCCAAAATGTCGAAGTACTTTCATGGTATCTCCTTTTATCATTAAACTTGCCGGCCATGGGCAGGGTTTATTAAAATCGAAAATCCAGTCCCTTTGCCAAATTATTTACTTATTTGCGGACGTGGACGACCCTTTTGCCTGGTTCATGTAACCGCTGCCGATTGCAGAAAAGGGGAGCTCCAGCTCCAGTTCCGGCACCTGCTTTACGATCCAGGCTGTGAAGGTGTTGCTGTTGGGTCCCGGAAAGCCCTTGTAAACCGTTTTCCAGGGATAGGCCTGCGCAGCCTTGTCGACGAGATCGATGAGGCTATCGACCCCCTTGCCGCGATACGCTTTAATAAGGCGGGGTTTTTCACCGTACCAGTAGCGGTCGGGAATATCCCGGGCAATCCTCAGTACCGGCTGACCGCGGCGACCCCGCCAGCCAACCACGTCGTATACCGTGTAAGCGGGTTCGCCGGTCCGTTTCGCCGCGATCCAGGTGTGAATGGCGAACCATCCGCGCCAGCCATAGGTATCGGCGCCGTAAACGTGAAGAACCGCTTCGATGGTTGCGGCCGGGTCAGGCGCGATCTTTGACGATTCGCGACTGGCGGTGCGCCAGCCATTGTTCGGTGAACACTGTAATAGAATCAATCCCAGCAGGACAACAGCCGGCATTCGTTTTAAGTTTTTCATGAATACCCCAAATACGTAATCAATATATCAAGGAACGTCCCTTTTGCCCTGTTAATCCTGTCGAAAAATATTTTGGCTGTATGTCTAAATAATTATTTGGTTATAGATTCCGCAACGGCTCGAAAAGATATTCCAGGCCGTTTACTTTGATCTCATACACCATGCGCAGCATATCCCCCAGTTGTCCGTCCGGATATCCCTTCTGGGCCAGCCAGATTACATAAGGCTCCGGCAGGTCGATCAACAGCCGATCCTTGTACTTGCCGAACGGCATCCGCATCCTGGCCAATTGAAGCAAAACCGTTGCATCCGGTATGCACGCATTTTCTCTGTTCATTGTATCCTTATCAGCTCACCGTTTCCGGCCGGTGCCTGAACAAGGGCGCAATATTTTAAGGACGCCCCCTTTTTCATCGTCCTTAAAGCGCTCCTGTTGATATCACAAAAGCCGTTTTAGATCCGTATGGGTGCCCGCTAAAAAACTTAATACATTTATTTCAGATACTTGTGCAGGTCAGGCACCGGATCAGCCGTATCCAGAATCCAGATTCGAATCAAAGATCAGCCGAACTGTTTAACGAGGCCTTTGAGCCCAAGCGATTCAGTCGTCGCCTCGGTCGGCGTTCCGGTTTTGGCCTCCCAGCCCATGGCCTTGTGGAATTCTTCGGCAAGGCCCTCCATATCGATGGTCACCCCTTTGAGCGGGCCTTCCGCCTTGGGTGGAATACCCGCCATCCGCTGGGGTAGACGGGAATCGTCTGCGGCGATTCCCTCGCGCACGTTGAAACACTTCCGCAATGTCTGAATGCGGCCTCCGGCTTGGAGCGCTTCCGCCATGTCCATATCCCATCCGGTTACCGCATTCAAAAAATCGACCAAAGGAAAAAATCCGAAAAAGACGGTCGGAAAGAGACACACCCCGGCCGAGTTTCCAATTTGTGAATATTTCGAGGTCACGGCGCTGGCCGGCCCTTTGCGCCTGTATTCGTACTTTTCAAAATGAGGGAACGTAAGCTCCGGATACGGGGCCACGACCGACGCACCGGCATCCAGGCGCGCCATGGGTGCCGCGGTGTGGCGGCCGGGAGTGGGATCGCACGCATATCCGGTGCCCCGGCCCGGCAGAAACAGTGCGTTGTGCAGGCCCGGCTCCTGTCCGCCCACATGGATCGCACAGGCGTCGGCCCCTTTGCCGATTTTCCGTGCGGCGATCTTGACGCCGTCGGCAAGGATATCGCCGAAACCTTCCCTGCGGATGATTTTGTCCAGAAGCGTTATCATCGCATCCGAATTTCCCCAGAGAAGGTCCAGGCCGTCGGCATCGCTTTTTGAAATAATGCCTTTCTCGTAACACTCCATGGTAAAAGCAATAACGGAACCGGCCGAGATCGTATCCAGACCGCCGCGGTTGCACATGTCGTTCAGCTTGATAATGGAACCCAGGTCGGTGTTGAGGCACATGGCGCCGAAAGCCCCGACGGTCTCATACTCGGGCTTGTGGGCATCTTCAACAGGATACCGTCCTTCTGCAACCTTATAGATACCCCCGCAGGCGACGGGGCAGTTCGCACAGGCGTATTTTCGTACCTGGGGGGCAATCAATGTATCCGGGTCGGTGATCTTTTTCATCTCCGGAAGCGCCTGGGCACCGGCCAACAGCCAGTTTTTTACCGGTGTCGCACCGCCGGTGATCAGCGCGCCGGTTAACCCGCAGGTCCCGTGTTTCATCAACACTTCGACAAATCCGCCGGCTTCGCGCATTTTTTGGATAAAATCCTTCCGCAGTTCATCGAGCCGGCCGGCGTCGGCGACAGCCACCTTGCCGGTGCCGGAGACCACCACGGCCTTTAATCGCTTGGAACCCATGACAGCCCCCACGCCGGACCTTGCGGCGGCCCGACCGCTGTCGTTGATGATGCCGCTGATCAACGAGAGTTTTTCGGAAGCCGGGCCGATGGATGCCGTCCGGATCCTGGAATTTCCGGTTTCCTGTGCCAGCTTCGCTTCGGTCTGATGGGTGTCCAGACCCCACAGGTGTGAGGCCTTCTTGAGTTCAATCCCTTTATCGGTTATCAGAAGATAAGTCGGTTTGGATGCGATGCCGGAAACAAAAATGGCGTCCCACCCGGCGGACTTGAGCTCGGATCCGAAATACCCGCCTGAATTGGCATCTCCCCAGCCGCCCGTCAGGGGGGATTTGCACACGGCCATGTAGCGGCCGCCGGTGGGTGTTCGGGTGCCGGTCAAGGGACCGGTTGTAAAGCCGAGGATATTTTCCGGGCCCAGCGGATCCACTCCTTTCTTCTGGCGTTCGTACAAAACCCGAACCCCCAGCCCGCAGCCGCCGATAAAGCTGCGCGCCATGCCTTCGTCCAGTTTTTCTTCTCGAATCTCTCCGTTGCTGAGATCCACAAAGCCGATCTTTCCCGTATATCCTCCAGCCATCATAAACCTCCTTTAATCGTTCGGGGTTCAGGGAGGGGCTTCCATTTAGGCCAGCCCATTCGCTTCCCCGCCACTATCACCCCGGTCACTCGTCACGTGTTGCCCGTCACAAACTTTCCTTCAATATCATTCTGCCCCTGAGCGCCTTAACCGCTTCTTTCAAACGTAATCAATTTATCAAGGAACGTACCATCTATCGCATCTGTCGACAAGCCCTCTATTGGCATCAAGAACTTTCTGCACCAACATCCCATTTAATGAGGCGGTTATTTACCTGTTTGCGGACGTCCCGCCCGTCTCCGAAACCCGGAAATGCATCGTTGACTTAATCGATCCATCTGAATGTTGCATACACCGGAAAGTGATCTGAGGGGTAGACTCCTGCGAAAAGGCTTTCCACCACACGGTATTCCACAGGCGCAATCTGGCCGCGGTATAGGATCCAGTCGATGTGTTCGCCGTTTGTGCGCCCGTTAAAACCGTGGTAGGTACCCGGAAACGGTTTTTCGGCGGCATTTTTATACCAGGGCGCGGTAGGCGAGGATTTCTGGCCGCCCCCTGTGAAAATCCTGTAGCAATTCTGTTCGGGGGTGGCATTGAAATCGCCCAACAGGATTGCCGGCGCCTGTGAAGGCAGCTTGGCCAGGTGCTCCATTATCAGGAGAGCACTTTTGGTCTGCACCTCTTCTGCAAAGTCGAAGTGGGTGTTGGTGCAGATCAAGCGTCGATGTTTGTTTGCAAACATGCCAATGGTGCACTGGCGCGGCCAGCGACTATCCTTAAACCGGCTGGGGATCGAAGGTGTTGGGCTGAGGAAAAGATGCTGGTAAAATGTCGAATCCCATTCGCTTTTAAAGAAAATGACATTGTGCTGCCAATTGGGCGGGGCGGGGCTGTACTTTCCGATACACTCGTAGCCGGCCAGAATATCCGTCAAGAAATCGATTTGAAAATCGTTAGCCTCCTGCAGACCGATAAAATCAGGGCGATATTTATTGAACAGCGCAGGAAGCCCCTTCTTTCGATGGTCCCAGCTGTTGGCACCGTCATCGGCCAGGCCGAAACGAAGATTAAAGGTCAATGTCGAAAAACCTTCTGCGGCACCGGTCATTATTTTGATATTATCCGTATCGCTCATTTAATATGCTGAAGGGGGTGATGGGGTCGTCCATTTATCTCATGGTTGATTTGCTTATCAGGTGTCTACCGATAATGCAATGGGCGAACATTCCGAGTCCATTGTGGTTTTTTTCTTGACTCGTATGGGTGCTTCTCTATAGTCTTTCTCCGGAAAAGCAGGTTCTTATCGACCTGTTTTTGTTCCAGTGGAAATCATTCCTATGGATTCTGTCGGCACATATATTTTCGGTACAAATCATTAAAAAGGAGATCTAAAAATGACGACAAGCGACTCGGTAGAAAAAAAGCCTCTATGGTTGTTAATCGAAGAGAAGATCCTCGGGCTCGATTCCCAGGACCTTTCAGGGGAAAGCCTGGAAGCATCGATTCAACGGATTGCGGGTGAACTTGACAATACAGGCTTCAATGTTTCGCGTTACGGCGGCCATATGCTTCAATTGAGATGGGCAATGAATGAAGCCCACAAAGTCGGAAGGCCCCTTCTGAGGGATTTCAACACTGCGATCGCTGCCCTTACGCTGGAGGACGCGGCCAACCCCTATTCTGCAACGGATAAGCTCATCAACGACATCGGCAAAACGTGGCCGGAACTCCAAAAATCCGAACGCAGACCGGATGTGATACGGATGGTCGAGAAGACAAAACTCGACCTGCTCACTGCCAAGGCAAAAGGCCTGCCGAACGATGAAGGCATCCGATTGCTCATTGAGGAAAAAGTGGCTCCCGAGGCGATCACCAGGGCGCTGGACATTACCGCAGAAAAGCTGGAACAGATCAACGCCTTGATAAAAAAGGAGCGCGCAGAGAAAGCAAGGGTAGCCGCCCTGCTCGAGGCGGTAGCGGACAAGTCCAGCGAAGAAAAAGTGAAGCACCTTTTTACGAACAACGTCTCCGAAAAATTGATCATCGCGATGGCACAAGTTGACCAGAACGCGATCAATAGTGTCAAACAGACAATGGAAGCGGAGCTAAAGGAAAAACAAAGGCTGGAAGCAGAAGAAGCCGCCCGGAAAAAGGAAGTGGCGGCCGGACCGGCGCTGGATGATATCCCGCCGGACAAGATGCTCGAATACATTGAGTCCATCCGCGAAATCATGGAATTCAGCGATCAAGAGAAAGAAATCAGAGTGATGTGCGAGCAAAGCTCCATCCCCAAGAGCCTTGTGGACATTGCCGTTTCGGAGCCCGGCAGACTGGATGAGCTCGAAAAAAAGGCGCAGGGATAACAGGCATATGCTCTCCGTGTTTTAACGTCCATTGGATTATTGATTATCAGGTGCGCAACAGTAATCCAATGGACGTCCTTTACTGCCCCGTCCCTTCCTGCCCGCAACTCGCTCGTTTTTTTTCAATTTTCGATTGGTAACAATCGAAAAATTATACGATTATTTAAGGACATCCCGATTTTCACGAACGCAAAAAGAGGAGCTGCACCCATGACCCCTGCCTATTCATCGAAAACCCATATCTCATATTCCCCCAACAAGATTGTCCTGGGTGTCGATTCCGCCGCGCGAACCGCCGCTGAAGTGCGCCGGCTGGGAGGTTCCAGGGTTCTACTCGTGACAGACCCCGGCGTCATCCAGGCCGGTCTGACCCGGACAGTTGAAGCTTCATTTCAAGCCGAAGCCATCCCCTATGTTCTATATGACCGGGTTGAACCCGAACCGCCCTCCCGGATCATCGATCAGGGCGCCCGGATTTTCAAGTCT is a window encoding:
- a CDS encoding DUF3750 domain-containing protein; translation: MKNLKRMPAVVLLGLILLQCSPNNGWRTASRESSKIAPDPAATIEAVLHVYGADTYGWRGWFAIHTWIAAKRTGEPAYTVYDVVGWRGRRGQPVLRIARDIPDRYWYGEKPRLIKAYRGKGVDSLIDLVDKAAQAYPWKTVYKGFPGPNSNTFTAWIVKQVPELELELPFSAIGSGYMNQAKGSSTSANK
- a CDS encoding DUF3820 family protein; this encodes MNRENACIPDATVLLQLARMRMPFGKYKDRLLIDLPEPYVIWLAQKGYPDGQLGDMLRMVYEIKVNGLEYLFEPLRNL
- a CDS encoding YbjQ family protein, which gives rise to MKVLRHFGSVAFVLGIFTVVFVGMPWYVMVADDPVVPWWLRLAVFCLLGGILVVLATVAIEQRTRASSVEKQPVAGSGRTLLLLNSDVLPGREITEILGLVQGHTVFAIWIGKDLSAIVRLILGGELTEYTDMMGSARSIATERMTAQAVGMGADAVINVRYMTTSVVGSAAELLVYGTAVKFS
- a CDS encoding aldehyde ferredoxin oxidoreductase family protein — its product is MMAGGYTGKIGFVDLSNGEIREEKLDEGMARSFIGGCGLGVRVLYERQKKGVDPLGPENILGFTTGPLTGTRTPTGGRYMAVCKSPLTGGWGDANSGGYFGSELKSAGWDAIFVSGIASKPTYLLITDKGIELKKASHLWGLDTHQTEAKLAQETGNSRIRTASIGPASEKLSLISGIINDSGRAAARSGVGAVMGSKRLKAVVVSGTGKVAVADAGRLDELRKDFIQKMREAGGFVEVLMKHGTCGLTGALITGGATPVKNWLLAGAQALPEMKKITDPDTLIAPQVRKYACANCPVACGGIYKVAEGRYPVEDAHKPEYETVGAFGAMCLNTDLGSIIKLNDMCNRGGLDTISAGSVIAFTMECYEKGIISKSDADGLDLLWGNSDAMITLLDKIIRREGFGDILADGVKIAARKIGKGADACAIHVGGQEPGLHNALFLPGRGTGYACDPTPGRHTAAPMARLDAGASVVAPYPELTFPHFEKYEYRRKGPASAVTSKYSQIGNSAGVCLFPTVFFGFFPLVDFLNAVTGWDMDMAEALQAGGRIQTLRKCFNVREGIAADDSRLPQRMAGIPPKAEGPLKGVTIDMEGLAEEFHKAMGWEAKTGTPTEATTESLGLKGLVKQFG
- a CDS encoding endonuclease/exonuclease/phosphatase family protein, with translation MSDTDNIKIMTGAAEGFSTLTFNLRFGLADDGANSWDHRKKGLPALFNKYRPDFIGLQEANDFQIDFLTDILAGYECIGKYSPAPPNWQHNVIFFKSEWDSTFYQHLFLSPTPSIPSRFKDSRWPRQCTIGMFANKHRRLICTNTHFDFAEEVQTKSALLIMEHLAKLPSQAPAILLGDFNATPEQNCYRIFTGGGQKSSPTAPWYKNAAEKPFPGTYHGFNGRTNGEHIDWILYRGQIAPVEYRVVESLFAGVYPSDHFPVYATFRWID